The following are encoded together in the Oncorhynchus nerka isolate Pitt River linkage group LG23, Oner_Uvic_2.0, whole genome shotgun sequence genome:
- the LOC115119432 gene encoding splicing factor 45-like, translating to MSLYDDMGVGSATSDTKTEGWSKNFKLLQSQLKVKKAALTQAKSQRMKQGTVLAPVIDLKRGGSADDRQIIDTPPHIAAGLKDTAPSGFPSGDALIPLADEYDPMFPNDYEKVVKRHREERQRQREQERLKEIEDREKKRKDRHEGSSAPSGFSRFPTAEGESDEEEEDYEKEKRKRSMGGAAIAPPSSLVDSRDSSSYSYEDEMRPSRGSKAAIPPPMYEDSERPRSPPGGPTNSFLANMGGTVAHKIMQKYGFREGQGLGKHEQGLSTALSVEKTSKRGGKIIIGDATEKTPGSSSQTAAAEPLGWGSASIVDPSKKSEANPLTEILKCPTKVVLLRNMVGRGEVDEDLEGETKEECEKYGKVIKCVIFEIAQVTDDEAVRIFLEFERVESAIKAVVDLNGRFFGGRVVKACFYNQDKFRVLDLGEQM from the exons ATGTCGCTTTACGACGACATGGGTGTCGGGAGTGCGACCAGTGACACCAAGACCGAGGGCTGGTCCAAGAATTTTAAGCTACTGCAGTCACAGCTGAAAGTAAAGAAGGCAGCTCTGACTCAGGCTAAG AGTCAGCGGATGAAGCAGGGTACTGTCCTGGCACCAGTTATTGACTTAAAGAGAGGAGGTTCGGCTGATGACAGACAGATAATAGACACACCCCCACACATTGCAGCAGGACTCAag gACACAGCACCCAGCGGGTTCCCCTCGGGGGACGCGCTAATCCCCCTAGCTGATGAGTATGACCCCATGTTCCCCAACGACTACGAGAAGGTGGTGAAGAGACACCGtgaggagaggcagaggcagagagagcaggaACGACTGaaggagatagaggacagagagaa GAAGAGGAAGGACAGACACGAGGGCAGCAGCGCTCCGAGTGGATTCTCCCGCTTCCCCACGGCAGAGGGAGAgtcagatgaggaggaggaggactatgagaaggagaagaggaaaaggA GTATGGGTGGAGCAGCCATCGCCCCACCCTCCTCACTCGTGGATAGTAGAGACA GCTCGTCATACTCCTATGAGGATGAGATGCGACCCTCCCGTGGTTCTAAAGCAGCCATCCCTCCCCCCATGTACGAGGACTCCGAACGCCCCCGCTCACCACCTGGCGGTCCCACCAACTCATTCCTGGCCAACATGGG AGGGACCGTGGCCCATAAGATCATGCAGAAGTATGGCTTCCGGGAGGGCCAGGGGCTGGGCAAACACGAGCAGGGTCTCAGCACGGCCCTGTCTGTAGAGAAGACCAGCAAGAGGGGTGGCAAGATCATCATAGGAGACGCCACTGAGAAGA CACCAGGATCCAGTAGCCAGACGGCAGCAGCTGAGCCTTTAGGCTGGGGCTCGGCTTCAATAG TGGACCCCTCCAAGAAGTCAGaggccaaccccctcacagagatcCTCAAATGCCCCACCAAAGTCGtgctgctacgg aacatGGTGGgcagaggagaggtggatgaaGATTTGGAAGGGGAGACCAAAGAAGAGTGTGAGAAATACGGCAAGGTCATCAAGTGTGTCATCTTTGAG ATTGCTCAGGTGACAGACGATGAAGCAGTGAGGATATTTCTGGAGTTTGAGAGAGTCGAGTCAGCCATCAAAG cTGTGGTGGATCTGAACGGGAGGTTCTTTGGTGGTCGGGTGGTAAAAGCCTGTTTCTATAACCAGGATAAGTTCAGAGTGTTGGATCTGGGAGAGCAGATGTGA